One Sporomusaceae bacterium FL31 DNA window includes the following coding sequences:
- the ybhB gene encoding rhomboid family intramembrane serine protease: MIPIRDSIKSATFPIISSLIILTNVLVFIWQLNFSRQEMLAFIQHYALIPAKITFAVLNNPGDAAAYLPLLTNLFMHGGWMHLIGNMWYIQIFGDNVEDRLGSLRFLAFYLVCGTAANITHILIDPASPIPTIGASGAVSGILGAYLVTFPNAKVLTLIPIFFFQLVEIPALLFLGFWFLLQLQSGTLSLVTSGSNIAWWAHIGGFIAGMAMVKLFAPRSRSRAFYY, translated from the coding sequence ATGATTCCTATCCGCGATAGCATCAAATCGGCAACTTTCCCGATAATCTCCTCACTGATTATCTTAACAAATGTTCTTGTGTTTATCTGGCAGCTGAATTTTTCCCGCCAAGAAATGCTTGCTTTCATCCAACACTATGCGCTTATTCCCGCCAAAATCACCTTTGCCGTCTTGAACAATCCGGGCGATGCCGCAGCCTATTTACCACTGCTCACCAATCTCTTTATGCACGGCGGCTGGATGCATCTGATCGGCAACATGTGGTATATCCAAATCTTCGGCGACAATGTGGAGGACCGATTGGGCTCCTTACGTTTTTTGGCATTCTATCTGGTATGCGGCACTGCTGCCAATATCACCCATATCCTAATCGACCCTGCATCGCCTATTCCGACGATTGGAGCCAGTGGTGCCGTTTCAGGCATTCTGGGCGCATACCTGGTTACCTTTCCCAATGCAAAGGTGCTTACTCTCATCCCTATTTTCTTTTTTCAGCTTGTTGAAATACCAGCCTTGCTTTTTCTTGGCTTCTGGTTTCTCCTGCAGCTGCAGTCCGGCACACTCTCTTTGGTGACGTCTGGTAGCAATATTGCCTGGTGGGCACATATCGGCGGCTTTATTGCTGGAATGGCCATGGTCAAGCTTTTTGCGCCTCGCAGCCGCAGCCGTGCTTTCTATTACTAA
- a CDS encoding thiamine ABC transporter permease: MSLWSKFLQYYKPYRGLFFTDLLCASVVSLVDITFPQILYYLTHGVFNRSAVEIKQVLGMVAAGMAVLYGIRYICQYYITTWGHIMGARMESDMRQDLFDHYQQLSFSYYDRNNTGEMMSKLVSDLFDISELAHHGPENIFICTLKIVGSFALLMFLNVKMTLILLSVTILMIIFSIYKNRKMKAVFMDNRKKIAGVNSRVQDSLSGIRVVKSFANEDLEREKFCTSNLQFLDSKVSSYRIMGSFHAGNGLFQGLLYTAVLVSGGYFIAQGTLQVADLAVYALYIGIFMNPIDVLINFTEQFQKGYSGFKRFMEVVSTTPEIIEKPDAVPLTNVKGDIVYQDVSFRYNQDSQVLDGVNIAIEAGKTVALVGPSGGGKTTLCSILPRFYDVSGGAVLIDGKDVRDVTLKSLRSAIGIVQQDVYLFAGTVRDNIAYGKPDATDEEIIEAAKNANIHDFIVSLADGYDSYVGERGTRLSGGQKQRIAIARVFLKNPQILILDEATSALDNESERFIQASLERLSKDRTTIVVAHRLSTIRNADEIIVINHNGIQERGNHEELLALNGLYAKYYHMQFEGLDELPNE, encoded by the coding sequence ATGTCTCTTTGGTCAAAATTTCTTCAATACTATAAACCTTATCGGGGATTATTTTTTACTGATTTGCTTTGTGCATCAGTGGTTTCTCTAGTGGATATTACCTTTCCCCAGATTCTTTATTATCTCACTCATGGGGTATTTAACCGGAGTGCGGTGGAAATTAAGCAAGTGCTGGGGATGGTCGCTGCCGGAATGGCTGTTTTATACGGAATCCGTTATATCTGCCAGTATTATATCACGACCTGGGGACACATTATGGGTGCACGGATGGAAAGTGATATGCGTCAGGATTTGTTTGATCATTATCAGCAGCTGTCATTTTCCTATTATGACCGCAATAATACCGGTGAAATGATGTCCAAGCTGGTATCGGATTTATTTGATATTTCGGAGCTGGCACATCATGGGCCGGAGAATATTTTTATTTGCACACTTAAAATTGTCGGCTCATTTGCCCTGCTGATGTTTCTTAATGTTAAAATGACCTTGATTCTCTTGAGTGTCACAATCCTGATGATTATTTTCAGCATTTATAAAAATCGGAAAATGAAAGCTGTCTTTATGGATAACCGGAAAAAAATTGCCGGAGTCAATTCCCGCGTGCAGGACAGTCTTTCCGGTATTCGAGTCGTTAAATCATTTGCCAATGAAGACTTGGAACGGGAAAAATTTTGCACCAGCAATCTGCAGTTTCTGGATTCAAAGGTGAGCAGCTATCGCATCATGGGCAGTTTTCATGCTGGCAATGGTCTTTTTCAAGGGTTATTGTATACCGCAGTACTGGTCAGCGGCGGCTATTTTATTGCCCAGGGTACGCTTCAGGTTGCCGACCTTGCGGTCTATGCCTTGTATATCGGAATTTTTATGAATCCGATTGATGTATTGATCAATTTTACTGAGCAATTTCAAAAAGGATATTCAGGTTTCAAGCGCTTTATGGAAGTTGTCAGCACAACCCCGGAAATTATTGAGAAGCCGGATGCTGTGCCCTTGACCAATGTCAAAGGCGACATTGTTTATCAAGATGTATCTTTTCGCTATAACCAGGATAGCCAGGTGTTGGACGGGGTCAATATTGCCATTGAGGCCGGAAAGACGGTGGCACTTGTGGGACCATCCGGTGGTGGCAAAACGACACTATGCTCCATTCTACCACGATTTTATGACGTAAGCGGGGGCGCTGTCTTGATTGACGGCAAAGACGTGCGGGATGTGACGCTCAAGTCACTGCGGAGTGCGATCGGGATTGTTCAGCAGGATGTCTATCTATTTGCTGGCACAGTGCGCGACAATATTGCCTATGGTAAGCCTGATGCAACGGACGAAGAAATTATTGAGGCAGCTAAAAACGCCAATATTCATGACTTTATTGTCAGCCTTGCGGATGGCTATGATAGCTATGTCGGCGAACGTGGCACCCGCCTTTCCGGCGGACAGAAACAGCGCATTGCCATTGCCCGTGTGTTTTTGAAGAATCCGCAAATTCTGATTTTAGATGAAGCTACCTCGGCGCTGGATAACGAAAGTGAACGCTTTATTCAGGCTTCGCTGGAACGCCTTTCGAAAGATCGCACTACGATTGTTGTGGCTCACCGACTCAGTACTATCCGTAATGCTGATGAGATTATTGTGATTAATCACAACGGCATCCAGGAGCGGGGCAATCATGAAGAATTGTTGGCGTTGAACGGGCTTTATGCTAAATATTATCATATGCAGTTTGAAGGCTTGGACGAGCTGCCAAACGAGTGA
- a CDS encoding putative DNA modification/repair radical SAM protein → MDVFDKLKILTDAAKYDVACTSSGVNKKAGAGQIGSAAASGICHSFSADGRCISLLKVLMTNVCIYDCQYCVNRRSNDTPRTFFTPRELAELTINFYRRNYIEGLFLSSGVLKNPDYTCEQLIEALRILRKEYRFNGYIHVKAIPGADNRLTDQLGLLADRMSINIELPSQSSLQLLAPDKTKQSILAPMGYIQNRIQENSTDLVKYRHVPKFVPAGQSTQMIIGATPDSDFQILNLTESLYKKYKLKRVFFSAYMPVAENSLLPTPDTEPPLWREHRLYQADWLLRFYGFSANELLDQQHQSFNPFVDPKCNWALNHREFFPVEVNRAPYEDLLRVPGIGVNSAKRIIVARRMTTLRFDSLKKLGVVLKRAKYFITCSGKTADGLKFTQQAVLQALMSEKTLAMYRTNASLESHSKQLSLFEQPLLALPKLLREGIQQCITSPM, encoded by the coding sequence GTGGATGTATTCGACAAACTGAAAATATTAACTGACGCAGCGAAATATGATGTAGCTTGTACATCCAGCGGTGTAAATAAAAAGGCGGGTGCTGGTCAAATCGGCAGTGCGGCTGCCAGTGGGATTTGTCACAGCTTTTCGGCTGACGGACGCTGTATTTCTTTGTTAAAAGTATTGATGACCAATGTGTGTATCTATGACTGTCAATATTGCGTCAACCGCCGTTCTAATGACACGCCCCGTACTTTCTTTACACCACGTGAATTGGCTGAGCTTACCATTAATTTTTATCGCCGGAACTATATTGAAGGTCTTTTCTTAAGTTCTGGGGTACTTAAAAACCCTGATTATACTTGTGAGCAATTGATTGAGGCATTGCGTATTTTACGTAAAGAGTACCGGTTTAACGGCTATATTCATGTAAAGGCCATACCGGGTGCAGACAACAGGCTGACTGATCAGCTGGGGTTGTTGGCTGACCGCATGAGCATTAATATCGAGCTGCCTTCTCAGAGCAGTTTGCAGCTTTTGGCACCTGATAAAACCAAGCAGTCCATTCTGGCACCGATGGGATACATACAAAATCGCATTCAGGAAAACTCTACCGATCTGGTTAAGTATCGGCATGTTCCTAAGTTTGTTCCTGCCGGACAAAGTACTCAAATGATTATTGGCGCTACCCCGGATTCTGATTTTCAAATTTTGAATTTGACAGAAAGTCTGTATAAAAAATATAAGCTTAAGCGGGTATTTTTTTCTGCATATATGCCTGTTGCGGAGAACTCCCTGCTTCCTACTCCTGATACCGAGCCGCCTCTGTGGCGTGAGCATCGACTGTATCAGGCCGACTGGCTGCTGCGGTTTTATGGCTTTTCTGCCAATGAACTTCTGGATCAGCAGCACCAGAGCTTTAACCCCTTTGTGGATCCAAAATGCAACTGGGCGCTTAATCATCGGGAGTTTTTCCCGGTTGAAGTTAATCGTGCACCCTATGAAGATCTGCTGAGAGTGCCTGGTATTGGTGTCAATAGTGCCAAACGGATCATCGTTGCCCGGCGCATGACAACACTTCGGTTTGACAGTCTAAAAAAATTGGGAGTTGTACTCAAACGGGCAAAGTACTTTATTACTTGCAGTGGCAAAACGGCAGATGGCCTAAAGTTTACTCAGCAAGCCGTGCTTCAGGCCTTAATGTCAGAGAAGACACTGGCGATGTATCGGACTAATGCATCACTTGAGTCACATTCAAAGCAATTGTCATTATTTGAGCAGCCGTTATTAGCACTGCCAAAATTGCTCAGGGAGGGTATACAGCAATGCATCACCAGTCCAATGTAA
- a CDS encoding AraC family transcriptional regulator — protein sequence MTKVVLGREQILQQLKTQIRVTGHIIGVAVGAGITAKYAVKGGADLLLALNSGRFRQMGQSSLAGWLPFANCNDMVCEFGTREILPIAQDTPVIFGLNATDPTIQLDQYIDFIKAQGFAGINNFPTVGMIDGQFREALEEAGLSFEREVEAVRIAHSRNLFTLAFVFDAGQAREMLHAGADLICAHLGLTKGGAIGAKKALSLQSAKFIVDDIFNACDEINTDTIKMIYGGPIKTPTDLSFMYNNTKTMGYIGGSSFERIPSEAVITDITRAFKQTGFLGQDELLVKMIEGVKKHYDYIEFVKEYVAVNYRNEVLFTDLAKVAHVSRSHLSALFKQEVGCTFPEYLVQFRISKAKEIMRFYHVKLNEVAIMVGYKDYAHFSKTFKKQTGLAPEQYQRKLQEKQFECQ from the coding sequence ATGACTAAGGTGGTTTTAGGGCGAGAGCAAATCTTACAGCAGCTAAAAACTCAAATTCGCGTAACTGGTCATATCATCGGTGTGGCTGTAGGAGCCGGCATTACGGCTAAATATGCTGTAAAAGGTGGTGCCGATCTGTTATTGGCTCTAAATTCCGGCCGTTTTCGCCAAATGGGACAAAGCTCACTGGCTGGTTGGCTGCCGTTTGCCAATTGCAATGATATGGTGTGCGAGTTTGGTACTCGTGAGATTCTGCCGATTGCCCAAGATACTCCAGTTATCTTTGGGTTGAATGCTACTGATCCGACCATCCAGCTTGATCAATATATTGATTTTATTAAGGCGCAAGGCTTTGCCGGGATTAACAACTTTCCTACTGTGGGCATGATTGACGGGCAATTCCGGGAAGCGCTGGAAGAAGCAGGCCTATCGTTTGAGCGTGAGGTTGAGGCTGTTCGGATTGCTCATAGCCGGAATTTATTTACGCTGGCCTTTGTTTTTGATGCCGGGCAGGCCAGGGAGATGCTGCATGCTGGTGCAGATCTGATCTGTGCTCATCTAGGGCTGACCAAGGGCGGAGCGATAGGGGCTAAGAAGGCATTGTCACTGCAGTCAGCCAAATTCATCGTGGATGACATTTTCAATGCCTGTGATGAGATCAATACCGATACGATAAAAATGATATACGGCGGTCCGATTAAAACCCCGACTGATCTTAGCTTTATGTATAACAATACCAAAACCATGGGGTATATCGGTGGTTCGTCATTTGAGCGTATCCCGTCCGAAGCAGTGATTACCGACATCACCCGGGCCTTTAAGCAAACTGGCTTCTTGGGACAGGATGAGCTGCTTGTCAAGATGATTGAAGGGGTTAAGAAGCATTACGACTATATTGAGTTTGTGAAAGAATATGTTGCGGTAAATTATCGAAATGAAGTACTATTTACTGATCTTGCAAAAGTCGCCCACGTTTCCCGGTCACATCTAAGCGCCTTGTTTAAGCAAGAGGTAGGGTGTACCTTTCCCGAATATTTAGTCCAGTTTCGCATCAGTAAAGCCAAAGAAATCATGCGATTTTATCATGTTAAGCTCAATGAAGTGGCCATTATGGTTGGATACAAGGACTACGCTCATTTCAGTAAGACATTTAAAAAACAAACTGGCTTAGCCCCTGAACAATACCAGCGAAAACTTCAAGAGAAGCAGTTTGAATGCCAATAG
- a CDS encoding SAM-dependent methyltransferase: MNHWDAALYDRKHSFVAELGETLITLLAPQRGEQILDLGCGTGTLTNQITRSGAEVTGIDSSADMIEQAKKKYPQLHFEVADARKLGYAGQFHAVFSNAALHWMKPPEAVLHGIWNALRPGGRLIAEFGGKGNVAAVIQAIFMVVRELELDDQLCSLPWFFPSIGEYTSLMEQAGFQVKYAAHFARPTRLEGEDGLRSWICMFGGSLLAPFPAHLQGAIISKVESLLKADCFSDGGWTADYQRIRVVGLKPCE; encoded by the coding sequence TTGAATCACTGGGATGCAGCCTTATATGATCGCAAACATTCCTTTGTTGCCGAATTAGGCGAAACTCTCATCACGCTGTTAGCACCTCAACGTGGGGAACAGATTTTGGATCTGGGGTGCGGAACAGGAACTTTGACCAATCAGATCACGAGGTCAGGGGCCGAAGTCACGGGGATTGACAGTTCGGCAGACATGATTGAGCAAGCCAAGAAAAAATATCCACAGTTGCACTTTGAAGTGGCTGATGCGCGAAAGCTTGGTTATGCCGGACAATTTCATGCAGTATTCTCCAATGCGGCGCTTCATTGGATGAAGCCTCCGGAAGCTGTGTTGCACGGTATTTGGAATGCCTTGAGACCAGGAGGCCGCTTGATTGCGGAGTTTGGCGGGAAGGGGAATGTGGCTGCAGTTATTCAAGCCATTTTTATGGTGGTACGTGAACTAGAACTTGATGACCAACTATGCAGCCTGCCTTGGTTTTTTCCAAGTATCGGTGAGTATACTTCTTTGATGGAGCAAGCTGGCTTTCAGGTCAAATATGCAGCGCACTTCGCCCGGCCTACCCGCCTTGAAGGGGAAGACGGATTGCGCAGCTGGATCTGCATGTTTGGTGGCAGTCTATTGGCACCATTTCCGGCTCACCTGCAGGGGGCAATAATCAGCAAAGTTGAGAGTTTGTTAAAAGCTGATTGTTTCTCTGATGGAGGCTGGACTGCGGATTATCAGAGAATTCGTGTTGTCGGGCTCAAGCCTTGTGAGTAG
- a CDS encoding DNA metabolism protein translates to MHHQSNVTYRYDGSFDGLLCCVFESYDKKEIPTDILLPDAASLLLFPEKRIVTDLEKANRVLASIPKKIGFPALEFIRHAFLTYLPQKELAILRFLRLGYQRGPAVMQMLADETVNILFKAVRHLERESHLFKGFVRFSVINQVLVAEIEPKNFVLPLLVQHFCERFPEEKFLIYDKKHGMALVYQPYKPMVIPVEELELPEPDQEEQAYRELWKVFYDTIAIQGRYNPQCRMNHMPKRYWKYLTEFAGTFQKPHRKLTAADGNSRLVVSGGMLTIEGTAVAVNGCGDD, encoded by the coding sequence ATGCATCACCAGTCCAATGTAACATACCGTTATGATGGAAGTTTCGACGGGCTGTTATGCTGTGTATTTGAGAGTTATGATAAAAAAGAAATTCCCACAGATATTCTGCTGCCGGATGCAGCTTCTTTGCTGCTTTTTCCCGAAAAAAGAATTGTTACTGATTTGGAAAAGGCCAATCGGGTACTCGCATCGATACCAAAAAAAATTGGGTTCCCTGCGCTGGAATTTATTCGGCACGCCTTTCTGACCTATCTTCCCCAAAAGGAGTTAGCCATACTGCGCTTTCTGCGGCTGGGTTATCAACGCGGTCCCGCTGTTATGCAGATGCTGGCCGATGAAACCGTGAATATTCTCTTTAAAGCGGTTAGGCACTTAGAACGGGAAAGTCACCTCTTTAAAGGCTTTGTCCGCTTTTCGGTTATCAATCAGGTGCTGGTGGCTGAAATTGAGCCTAAAAACTTTGTTCTGCCGTTATTGGTGCAGCATTTTTGTGAACGTTTTCCAGAAGAAAAGTTCTTAATTTATGACAAGAAACATGGTATGGCGCTGGTCTATCAGCCCTATAAGCCCATGGTTATCCCAGTCGAAGAACTGGAATTGCCTGAACCCGATCAGGAAGAACAAGCGTACCGGGAACTGTGGAAAGTTTTCTATGATACCATTGCTATTCAGGGACGATACAATCCCCAGTGCCGAATGAATCATATGCCTAAACGCTATTGGAAGTATCTTACGGAATTTGCGGGTACTTTCCAAAAGCCACACCGTAAATTAACTGCCGCTGACGGAAATAGCCGTTTAGTTGTATCTGGCGGCATGCTGACAATCGAGGGAACTGCAGTAGCGGTGAATGGTTGTGGCGATGACTGA
- the fumC gene encoding fumarate hydratase class II encodes MEYRLERDSLGEVKVPADKLWGAQTQRSFENFRIGTEQIPPEMVEIFGMLKRAAAVVNKDLGVLDSAKADAIIAACDELLAGKLAGNFPLSVWQTGSGTQFNMNINEVLAHRAEQIAAERGNANSIHPNDHVNRSQSSNDIFPTSLHVVGVVLLKRWLLPALEQLENSLAAKSAEFADVIKIGRTHLMDATPLTLGQEISGWVGMLKRSREMIETAMTFLYPLAMGGTAVGTGINCHPDFGVKVAAEISRMTGVPFVTSPNKFHALTSKDELAAVHGVLKALAADLMKIANDVRWLASGPRCGIGEISIPANEPGSSIMPAKVNPTQSEALTMIVTQVFGNDTTISFAASQGNFQLNVFMPVIAYNFIQTVRLLSDGMNSFNEKCIIGIEPNRARIAHNLNQSLILITGLVPLIGYDRAAEIAKKAAKEGISLKEAALATGYVAEKDYDHYMDPRKQISSQRIES; translated from the coding sequence ATGGAGTATCGATTAGAAAGAGACTCGTTAGGTGAGGTCAAAGTTCCGGCTGATAAATTATGGGGAGCGCAGACACAACGGAGTTTTGAAAACTTCCGGATTGGAACAGAGCAAATACCACCCGAGATGGTTGAAATTTTTGGTATGCTCAAACGGGCCGCTGCAGTTGTCAATAAAGATCTAGGTGTACTTGATTCAGCAAAGGCTGATGCTATTATTGCAGCTTGTGATGAACTGTTGGCAGGGAAGCTGGCTGGCAATTTTCCTTTATCAGTTTGGCAGACTGGCAGTGGAACGCAATTTAACATGAATATTAATGAAGTGTTAGCCCATCGAGCCGAACAGATTGCAGCAGAACGCGGCAACGCTAATTCTATACACCCTAATGACCATGTCAATCGTTCCCAGAGTTCGAATGATATTTTTCCTACATCACTGCATGTGGTTGGCGTTGTCTTGTTGAAACGCTGGCTGCTTCCGGCTCTCGAGCAACTGGAAAATTCTTTAGCAGCCAAGTCTGCCGAATTTGCTGATGTAATCAAGATTGGCCGTACCCACCTCATGGATGCCACTCCTTTGACGCTTGGTCAAGAGATCAGCGGATGGGTAGGAATGTTGAAGCGCAGCCGGGAGATGATAGAAACGGCGATGACTTTCTTGTATCCACTTGCGATGGGGGGGACTGCAGTGGGTACAGGGATAAATTGCCACCCTGACTTTGGCGTCAAAGTCGCTGCTGAAATAAGCCGAATGACTGGTGTGCCCTTTGTTACATCACCCAATAAGTTTCATGCCTTGACCAGTAAAGATGAACTGGCGGCTGTGCATGGCGTGTTAAAGGCTCTGGCTGCTGATTTAATGAAGATTGCCAATGATGTTCGCTGGCTGGCAAGCGGGCCGCGATGCGGAATTGGCGAGATTAGCATTCCTGCTAATGAACCAGGCAGTTCGATCATGCCGGCAAAAGTCAATCCTACCCAGTCCGAAGCATTAACCATGATTGTGACACAGGTTTTCGGGAATGATACAACCATCTCTTTTGCTGCGAGCCAAGGGAATTTCCAGCTTAATGTTTTCATGCCTGTCATTGCCTACAATTTTATTCAGACAGTGCGGTTGCTGAGTGATGGCATGAATTCGTTCAATGAAAAATGCATTATTGGGATTGAGCCAAACCGGGCTAGGATTGCCCATAATCTTAACCAATCACTGATTCTAATTACAGGTTTAGTGCCCTTGATTGGTTATGACAGGGCAGCAGAAATTGCAAAAAAAGCTGCTAAAGAAGGAATTTCGCTTAAAGAAGCGGCGTTGGCAACCGGCTATGTGGCAGAAAAAGATTATGATCACTATATGGACCCGCGCAAGCAAATTTCATCCCAGCGAATAGAGTCCTAA
- the mcpB_1 gene encoding methyl-accepting chemotaxis protein McpB translates to MRRFPIIAQLGGMFLVSIALLLSLLGYTAYQYTTASDTYEYLITHTSANMLMLSKAQDDMHTGIADLRGFMAYGISSYEQEARQDFKESTDELKVFVAGVKNPEIKTEAVKLEKLMDEYALKMGQLMDAKKANDPAFNTLLADGRKLSQQIDQQFEKTLNLEEKFLKQSTDELMAEQKATKRLIVILSAVILLLVCGLAFWYSRLMAKRLNYVRNDMDAISRFDLTTAEQQVTINDEISDMAQAMTGMKNALRSLVGQISQNSESLAAASQELSSTVEEQLRAAEIVSNTISEVSSGSAQNTNNITEMSATIQELSASAEEMNANAFEVNANTQNAVDEAAQGMGLLTQIVRQNETVSVSMNSITEVANSLAKGSEDIREIVTVIQNLAGQTNLLALNAAIEAARAGEAGRGFAVVAEEVRKLAEQSAESTQHIGDIIQKMTEDIDTAVHHVSKGNEEVAAGKQVTLNTQRGFEAIIDKLNKVKTVVNQITHAIEESAKGTQEMVGNVQNISAVAEQTSASAQTVAAASEEQSASMHEINNNAESLAKMAEELNVIISKFKL, encoded by the coding sequence ATGCGTAGATTTCCTATTATTGCCCAATTAGGTGGAATGTTTCTAGTTTCAATTGCACTTTTACTGAGTTTACTTGGATACACCGCGTATCAATACACGACTGCCAGTGATACATATGAGTACTTGATTACCCATACTTCAGCCAATATGCTCATGTTGAGCAAGGCTCAGGATGATATGCACACCGGTATTGCTGATTTGCGCGGCTTTATGGCCTATGGGATTAGCAGTTATGAACAAGAAGCAAGGCAAGATTTTAAAGAAAGTACTGACGAACTCAAGGTGTTCGTTGCTGGTGTGAAAAACCCAGAAATAAAAACCGAAGCCGTTAAATTAGAAAAACTGATGGACGAGTATGCCTTAAAAATGGGGCAGCTTATGGATGCAAAAAAGGCAAATGATCCGGCTTTTAACACACTCTTGGCAGACGGCAGAAAGCTATCCCAGCAAATTGACCAGCAGTTTGAGAAAACGCTGAACTTAGAAGAGAAGTTTTTAAAACAATCGACCGATGAGTTGATGGCCGAGCAAAAGGCAACAAAAAGGTTAATTGTCATATTGAGTGCCGTGATCCTTTTACTCGTTTGCGGTTTAGCCTTTTGGTATAGCCGCCTGATGGCCAAACGGTTAAATTATGTCCGCAATGATATGGATGCCATCAGCCGTTTCGATTTGACCACAGCAGAGCAACAGGTGACTATTAATGATGAAATCAGTGATATGGCTCAGGCCATGACCGGTATGAAGAATGCATTGCGGTCTTTAGTAGGCCAAATCAGCCAAAACTCTGAATCGCTGGCAGCAGCTAGCCAAGAGTTAAGCTCAACGGTAGAAGAGCAGCTCCGGGCTGCAGAAATTGTCTCAAATACTATTTCAGAAGTTTCCAGCGGTTCTGCACAAAATACCAATAACATTACCGAGATGTCAGCCACCATTCAGGAGCTTTCGGCAAGTGCTGAGGAAATGAATGCCAACGCGTTTGAGGTCAATGCAAACACTCAGAATGCTGTTGATGAGGCTGCACAAGGTATGGGCTTGCTGACGCAGATTGTTAGGCAAAACGAAACTGTTTCAGTTTCAATGAACAGTATTACCGAGGTTGCCAATTCCTTAGCAAAAGGCTCGGAGGACATCCGTGAAATTGTTACCGTCATTCAAAATCTTGCCGGCCAAACCAATCTGCTGGCATTAAATGCGGCAATTGAAGCGGCTCGCGCAGGTGAAGCGGGCAGAGGCTTTGCGGTAGTGGCTGAGGAAGTTCGCAAATTGGCTGAGCAAAGTGCTGAGTCGACTCAACATATTGGCGATATTATCCAGAAAATGACTGAAGATATTGATACCGCAGTGCACCATGTCAGCAAAGGAAACGAAGAGGTGGCAGCCGGAAAACAAGTCACCCTTAACACACAACGAGGCTTTGAAGCCATCATAGACAAACTCAACAAGGTCAAAACCGTTGTGAATCAAATTACCCATGCCATTGAAGAATCAGCGAAGGGTACTCAAGAAATGGTCGGAAACGTTCAAAATATTAGTGCTGTAGCTGAGCAAACTTCTGCAAGTGCTCAAACGGTTGCTGCTGCTTCTGAGGAGCAAAGTGCCAGTATGCATGAGATTAACAATAACGCAGAGTCTTTAGCTAAAATGGCTGAAGAGCTGAATGTCATTATTAGCAAGTTTAAGTTATAA
- a CDS encoding inosine-5-monophosphate dehydrogenase, whose product MKITFFLIPKSEVVYLPLHSTMRQALEKMEYHRYSAIPLIDEHGKYAGTITEGDLLWKMKNTPGLSFAGTERIMLQDVPRRLINTPVQINSEMEDLLSLSIIQNFVPVLDDSGIFIGIIRRREIIEYYTRQCRLGQHSANAQ is encoded by the coding sequence ATGAAAATTACTTTTTTTCTAATTCCTAAAAGCGAAGTCGTTTATTTGCCACTACATAGTACTATGCGCCAAGCACTAGAAAAAATGGAATATCATCGCTATTCCGCAATTCCACTTATTGATGAACACGGCAAATATGCGGGGACCATTACCGAGGGTGATTTGCTCTGGAAAATGAAGAACACTCCGGGACTAAGCTTTGCGGGAACTGAACGGATTATGCTGCAGGATGTTCCCCGCCGCCTTATCAATACGCCGGTGCAAATTAATTCAGAAATGGAAGATTTACTTTCATTATCCATCATTCAAAATTTTGTGCCAGTATTGGATGACAGCGGCATCTTTATCGGCATCATTCGCCGCCGTGAAATTATTGAGTATTACACCAGACAGTGCCGGTTAGGTCAGCATTCAGCAAATGCTCAATAA